The following proteins are encoded in a genomic region of SAR324 cluster bacterium:
- a CDS encoding TonB-dependent receptor translates to MTFRIHIFYAVLVCWCLFFGLLAHAEDISEEEGFHFDDSLEDLLSTELVTITSRQAQTVDEVPNIVTIITEEDIRSSGAQTLGEILQYVPGIQVRRGNAFEFEAGYPGEVMTMRGVILGDNRPVLIMINGHRINSVQTGGTNDVFPFIPLQQVRRIEIIRGPGAARYGTGAFSGVVNIITREGGDLRGVESTTTFTNHEGFTQSLTVGNKQGNWEYLFHGMYKAEKGQNHRLDKTFGGSENVYDGIQMDDASVSLKFKRFFFKYQQSHYENDPFTIFKNPALDDDPQLFARGRSSLSSLEYEVPLKQGSILFDLQYSRFTSALVGPVLESRSLATLASQAVPEEYQDSFYNLFLELFPKGMLYGTYSRENRLAGNVQWTQKVGEHHVLDAGINLIQETIEENGFIRNFIETPEFSPLPVASLHYQTGLKDKSRTIEGVYFQDNMRITSWLSMYLGARYDEYSDFGHTFNPRGGLVLRLTDQQVVKLLYGSAFRAPSFVERFSFQPFPLVITENELKPETVHTWEGAYHYGISQSYKFKLNAYQSRIENIIIPGDGGTKNGAASNIQGLETEFKAEFRPQHSLTLNTTKLYSQIMAHEDNGITTNLENLLISQDMLNLIYRVPLTQSLHFNTSWLYRGPQKISMIGKTFMDAYTVGNAQWTLYSQGAFKWETFLGIQNLTNIHYEYPVIESQEEFGATVGMFPKNRENHIPAREREYRLGFLLHF, encoded by the coding sequence ATGACTTTCCGTATTCATATTTTTTATGCTGTTTTGGTGTGCTGGTGTCTGTTTTTCGGATTGCTGGCACATGCGGAAGATATCTCTGAAGAAGAAGGCTTTCATTTTGATGACAGTCTGGAGGATCTTTTAAGCACGGAACTGGTCACCATCACGTCCCGGCAAGCACAAACTGTGGATGAAGTGCCCAATATTGTCACAATCATCACCGAAGAAGATATTCGCAGCAGTGGTGCCCAGACCCTTGGCGAGATCCTGCAGTATGTTCCCGGCATTCAGGTGCGCAGAGGCAATGCTTTTGAATTTGAAGCCGGATATCCCGGAGAAGTCATGACCATGCGGGGTGTGATTCTGGGTGACAATCGCCCTGTTTTAATCATGATCAATGGCCATCGCATCAACAGTGTACAAACTGGTGGAACCAATGATGTATTTCCCTTTATTCCACTGCAACAGGTCCGGCGTATCGAAATAATCCGTGGTCCGGGCGCGGCACGCTACGGAACCGGCGCCTTCAGTGGTGTGGTGAATATCATCACCCGCGAAGGCGGCGATCTACGAGGCGTTGAAAGCACCACAACTTTCACCAATCATGAGGGCTTCACCCAAAGCCTGACCGTCGGGAATAAACAGGGCAATTGGGAATATTTGTTTCATGGGATGTATAAAGCGGAGAAAGGCCAGAACCACAGGCTGGACAAAACATTTGGTGGTTCAGAAAATGTTTATGATGGCATCCAGATGGACGATGCGTCTGTGTCGCTGAAATTTAAAAGATTCTTTTTCAAATATCAGCAGTCCCATTATGAAAATGATCCCTTCACAATTTTCAAAAATCCAGCATTGGATGATGATCCCCAGTTGTTTGCCCGTGGACGGTCGTCGCTCAGCAGTCTTGAATATGAAGTTCCGTTAAAACAGGGATCCATCCTGTTTGATTTACAGTATTCCCGCTTCACCTCTGCGTTGGTTGGTCCGGTATTGGAATCCAGGTCACTCGCCACACTGGCATCTCAAGCCGTACCTGAAGAATATCAGGATTCTTTTTATAATTTGTTTCTGGAACTATTTCCCAAGGGCATGTTGTATGGCACCTATTCACGAGAAAATCGTTTGGCAGGAAATGTCCAGTGGACTCAGAAGGTTGGTGAGCATCATGTGCTGGATGCCGGCATTAATCTGATTCAGGAAACCATTGAAGAAAACGGCTTCATCCGTAATTTCATCGAAACCCCGGAGTTTTCGCCATTGCCTGTGGCATCGCTCCATTATCAAACCGGTCTGAAAGACAAGAGCCGAACCATTGAAGGGGTCTATTTCCAGGATAATATGCGTATCACTTCATGGCTCTCCATGTATCTTGGCGCACGCTATGATGAATACAGCGATTTCGGGCACACCTTCAATCCACGTGGCGGGCTGGTATTGCGTCTCACCGACCAGCAGGTAGTGAAACTGCTGTATGGTAGCGCGTTTCGAGCACCATCCTTTGTGGAACGGTTTTCCTTTCAGCCATTTCCCCTGGTGATTACAGAAAACGAGCTAAAGCCTGAAACTGTTCATACCTGGGAAGGTGCTTACCATTATGGAATTTCTCAAAGCTACAAATTTAAACTCAACGCTTATCAGAGCAGGATTGAGAACATCATTATTCCCGGAGATGGGGGCACGAAAAATGGTGCGGCCTCGAATATTCAGGGATTGGAAACAGAATTCAAAGCGGAGTTCAGACCTCAACATTCGCTGACACTCAACACCACAAAGTTGTATTCACAAATTATGGCTCATGAGGACAACGGTATCACCACAAATCTGGAAAATCTGCTGATATCACAAGATATGTTGAATCTGATTTATCGTGTACCGTTGACTCAATCGCTACATTTCAACACTTCCTGGCTCTATCGTGGTCCACAGAAAATCAGCATGATCGGCAAGACCTTCATGGATGCCTATACGGTTGGAAACGCCCAATGGACTCTGTATTCTCAGGGGGCTTTCAAGTGGGAAACATTTCTGGGGATTCAAAACCTGACCAATATTCATTACGAATATCCCGTCATTGAAAGCCAGGAGGAATTTGGGGCCACCGTCGGGATGTTTCCCAAAAACCGCGAAAACCATATTCCGGCCCGTGAACGGGAATATCGACTGGGATTTTTGTTGCACTTTTGA
- a CDS encoding YfiR family protein — protein sequence MKDLWFFRQKHLFCLLAVLLLASFPVHRVVSDEVMELPVKLQFKLLITASTYNRFENTLDPAQIHVGIIHPGDSISKEMVSEILETFGKPNTTFREYKLQISPILFEGFEQLKEQTLSNHIQMYYITPGSQSYLSSIMAVSKSLKILTTTGVRDYIYSGITLGVVNQGARPEFLFNRNAAEHTGVDFNSNFLRMVHVVNQD from the coding sequence ATGAAAGACCTGTGGTTTTTCAGACAAAAACACCTCTTTTGTTTGTTGGCAGTCCTGTTGCTGGCCAGCTTTCCAGTCCATAGGGTGGTTTCAGATGAAGTCATGGAACTTCCGGTCAAACTTCAATTCAAACTTCTGATCACAGCTTCCACTTACAATCGATTTGAGAATACTTTGGATCCTGCACAGATTCATGTGGGCATCATCCATCCCGGCGATTCCATTTCAAAAGAGATGGTGAGCGAAATTCTGGAAACATTTGGTAAACCCAATACCACCTTCCGTGAATACAAATTGCAGATTTCTCCCATTTTGTTTGAGGGGTTCGAACAGTTGAAGGAACAGACGCTTTCTAATCATATCCAGATGTACTACATCACGCCCGGCAGTCAGAGTTATCTGTCTTCGATCATGGCGGTGAGCAAATCCCTGAAAATCTTAACCACCACCGGTGTTCGGGATTATATCTATTCAGGAATCACGCTGGGAGTGGTCAATCAGGGTGCCAGGCCGGAGTTTCTTTTCAACAGAAACGCCGCTGAACATACAGGTGTGGATTTTAACTCCAATTTTTTACGAATGGTTCATGTGGTGAACCAGGATTGA
- a CDS encoding HAMP domain-containing protein yields MFKNHKMSIRWKLLIILMLAIWSVSFLNFIYVYVRTSSRILEALETKAVTIAEYAAFNSAPSMVFEDSAVLSEALSGLKKNPDLVRAAFVNTQGAVLAEFQTEPLLLELPESPVEETVTIREKNYFKVMVPIRDGSMLVGYLFLGLDLARSREQIKQDVNLAMGFNTALGIIAFLVILWLMNRIILRPVSRLHAGTQQISQGNYEVERLTEQIKSRDELGQLAGSFQVMARTLHEKREELAGQTRKIMELVDFMSAYLPKQLVQNVLEHGSESVNTSPSRQKLTILFSDLQGFTSLTDQLDPEALFQLLTLYQNTMTNLVNKYDGTLDKYMGDGLMVFFGAPNSRGEQEDALRCCLMAIEMQQVMNNLREQWYLQGVETPLQVRIGIHSGFSTVGSFGTESRLDYTAIGPAVNLASRLESNCPPGRVMISHQLWALIHEFILTSEHQSITPKGLVRPIRTYLLEGVDPNFTEKARTRNLAPELWELYNNRL; encoded by the coding sequence ATGTTCAAAAATCATAAGATGTCCATTCGCTGGAAACTGCTGATCATCCTCATGCTGGCCATTTGGAGTGTTTCCTTTTTGAATTTCATTTATGTGTATGTGCGCACCTCCAGTAGAATTCTGGAAGCTCTGGAAACCAAGGCTGTGACCATTGCGGAATACGCGGCGTTCAACAGCGCTCCCAGCATGGTGTTTGAGGACAGTGCTGTTTTGTCTGAGGCACTTTCAGGACTGAAAAAAAATCCTGACTTGGTGCGTGCCGCGTTTGTGAATACGCAAGGAGCGGTTCTTGCGGAATTTCAGACAGAACCTTTGCTGCTAGAATTACCGGAATCACCCGTTGAGGAAACCGTCACCATCAGAGAAAAAAACTATTTCAAGGTGATGGTGCCCATCAGAGATGGCTCCATGCTGGTGGGTTATCTGTTTCTGGGACTGGATCTGGCCCGATCCCGTGAGCAAATCAAACAGGATGTCAATCTGGCCATGGGCTTCAACACTGCCTTGGGCATCATCGCCTTTCTGGTGATTTTGTGGTTGATGAATCGCATCATTCTTCGGCCTGTTTCACGGTTGCATGCAGGAACACAGCAAATTTCACAGGGCAACTATGAAGTTGAAAGGCTGACTGAACAGATCAAATCCCGCGATGAACTCGGACAATTGGCGGGATCGTTTCAGGTTATGGCCAGGACACTTCATGAAAAACGGGAAGAGCTTGCGGGACAAACCCGGAAAATCATGGAACTGGTTGATTTCATGTCAGCCTATCTGCCCAAACAACTGGTTCAAAATGTTCTGGAGCATGGAAGTGAAAGCGTCAATACCAGTCCATCCCGGCAGAAACTCACCATATTGTTCTCAGACCTTCAGGGATTCACCAGCCTCACCGATCAGCTTGACCCCGAAGCGTTGTTTCAGTTGCTCACCCTGTATCAGAACACCATGACCAATCTGGTCAATAAATACGATGGAACACTGGATAAATACATGGGTGACGGCTTGATGGTGTTTTTTGGCGCACCCAATTCACGGGGAGAACAGGAAGACGCACTGCGCTGTTGCTTGATGGCCATTGAAATGCAACAGGTCATGAACAATCTGCGTGAACAATGGTACCTTCAGGGCGTGGAAACACCATTGCAGGTGCGGATCGGAATTCACAGCGGATTTTCCACAGTCGGCAGTTTCGGAACAGAATCCCGCCTGGACTATACGGCGATCGGCCCGGCAGTGAATCTGGCCTCCAGACTCGAAAGCAACTGTCCTCCGGGCAGAGTGATGATCAGCCATCAATTGTGGGCGTTGATCCATGAATTTATCTTGACCTCAGAGCATCAATCCATTACTCCCAAAGGACTGGTCCGTCCCATCCGAACCTATCTGCTGGAAGGCGTGGATCCCAATTTTACCGAGAAAGCTCGTACCCGGAATCTGGCACCGGAACTTTGGGAATTATACAACAACCGTCTCTGA
- a CDS encoding FIST C-terminal domain-containing protein — protein sequence MIQIGVGMSSLPDTIEAVRQAFQQASASGQLPRVEWVLVFFTTEHIPHADQIRTTLLELTSCECISGCSGSGVLSNYGELTTKPGISLMLGYTPEHPVHAFVNRQESEHSVSLSRQLKLSLESFSAPDPLLLFFPDAYQHHPYNFINTLNYVKTSPKIFGGGSCDNGTFQVSAQLGSDMVVQEGLSGLCLGNMTDYQIGITQSCTPIGEPMFITKSEGNTILTLDGYPALDVFVTLADNMGLSDLESAGQHVLLSFPLDSQRPQFTGENSLIRHVSGVEVPTQGLAVPHIFEQGQTMSFVFRSMASAQQDLYEMLYRLEEKQLKTPSFGIYFNCTARGEALYGVPDFDTQAIAEVLGEFPLVGFFGNYEFASIPQGLQLYSYTGVLLLIYS from the coding sequence GTGATTCAAATTGGCGTAGGAATGTCGTCCCTGCCTGATACCATTGAGGCGGTTCGTCAGGCATTCCAACAGGCATCAGCGAGTGGCCAACTTCCCCGGGTGGAATGGGTTCTGGTATTTTTTACCACAGAACACATTCCCCATGCTGATCAAATCCGGACAACACTGCTTGAATTGACATCTTGTGAGTGCATTTCAGGATGCAGTGGCTCCGGGGTGCTGTCAAATTATGGTGAACTCACCACTAAACCCGGAATCAGCCTGATGCTGGGTTATACCCCTGAACATCCGGTTCATGCCTTTGTAAATCGACAGGAATCAGAGCATTCTGTCAGCCTCTCCCGGCAGTTAAAGCTTTCGCTCGAATCATTTTCAGCCCCGGATCCGTTGCTGTTGTTTTTTCCCGATGCCTACCAGCATCATCCCTATAATTTCATCAACACCCTCAACTATGTCAAAACCAGTCCCAAAATCTTTGGCGGGGGTTCCTGTGACAATGGAACATTTCAGGTTTCGGCACAGCTTGGTTCGGACATGGTGGTGCAGGAAGGTCTTTCAGGATTGTGCCTGGGAAACATGACCGATTACCAGATTGGAATCACACAATCGTGTACGCCAATCGGAGAACCCATGTTCATTACCAAATCCGAGGGAAACACCATTTTGACATTGGATGGTTATCCCGCACTGGATGTTTTTGTCACCCTGGCTGACAATATGGGTTTGTCTGATCTTGAAAGTGCGGGTCAGCATGTCCTTCTCAGTTTTCCGCTCGATTCGCAGAGACCTCAATTCACAGGAGAAAACTCGTTGATCCGGCATGTCAGCGGAGTGGAAGTGCCTACGCAGGGATTGGCGGTCCCACATATTTTTGAGCAGGGACAAACCATGTCCTTTGTTTTCAGAAGCATGGCTTCAGCCCAGCAGGATTTGTATGAAATGCTTTATCGTCTGGAAGAAAAACAACTGAAAACACCCAGTTTTGGAATTTATTTCAATTGCACCGCACGGGGAGAAGCCCTGTATGGCGTGCCGGATTTTGACACACAGGCCATTGCGGAAGTGTTGGGCGAGTTTCCCTTGGTGGGTTTTTTTGGAAACTATGAGTTTGCCTCCATCCCCCAGGGGTTGCAATTGTATTCCTACACTGGGGTGTTACTTCTGATCTACTCATGA
- a CDS encoding glutathione synthase, with product MNIAPSQLLSAALDYAYSHGIIKYNLQHRLTHIPFILNPLKINRADMEWMIELTPIFNQLLIHIIQDHDFLKYHLSPLASADPFIELLLSMLQEEDTQPCHLIIQRNDFFLTRDPVNQRNIPKQVEINPMAAGFLTMSERVNKMHQYLYGHDLIGNNLLLTAPVQCAAENIDLAFNKHYHMPEACLLMIVQPNERNIFDQRGLEYRLLEQYGIFTLRMTMDEVGQTGKIREGHLWVQNKIAAITYFRAGYTPDDFLSQASIDGRILIEKSSTIKIPDIPTLLAGTKKIQQVLTKPEILRKFLREEPAAKLMEVFVGIFELNESLGDHSAEELAMKTPQKYVLKPQREGGGNNIYGINIAESLRQMSNTEKQAFILMERIQPLSHESSMVIEHQAEAQECVSEIGRYGVCLSEHNRIIRNEDAGYLVRTKSIEHDEGGVSAGYAGLNSLYFEE from the coding sequence ATGAACATAGCCCCATCGCAATTGTTGTCAGCCGCTCTGGATTACGCGTATTCCCACGGGATTATCAAATACAATCTGCAACACAGGCTGACGCACATTCCCTTCATTCTCAATCCCCTGAAAATCAACCGTGCGGATATGGAATGGATGATTGAACTGACCCCTATTTTCAATCAACTCCTCATTCATATTATTCAAGATCATGATTTCCTGAAATATCATCTCAGTCCACTGGCATCGGCTGATCCTTTTATTGAACTACTGCTTTCCATGCTTCAGGAAGAAGACACTCAACCCTGTCATTTGATAATCCAGCGCAATGATTTTTTTCTGACCCGGGATCCTGTAAACCAGCGGAATATCCCCAAACAGGTAGAAATCAATCCTATGGCCGCAGGATTTCTGACCATGTCTGAACGGGTGAACAAGATGCACCAGTATCTGTATGGCCATGACCTTATCGGGAACAACCTTCTGCTGACGGCGCCTGTCCAGTGTGCCGCTGAAAATATTGATCTGGCCTTCAACAAGCACTATCACATGCCGGAGGCCTGCCTGCTAATGATTGTTCAGCCTAATGAACGGAATATTTTTGATCAGCGGGGTTTGGAATATCGCTTGTTGGAACAGTATGGCATTTTCACCCTTCGCATGACAATGGATGAAGTGGGGCAAACTGGAAAAATCAGGGAAGGACACCTATGGGTCCAGAATAAAATTGCGGCAATAACTTATTTTCGGGCAGGCTACACACCGGATGATTTCCTGTCACAAGCATCCATTGATGGCAGAATTCTGATTGAAAAATCGTCAACCATCAAAATCCCCGATATTCCCACACTCCTTGCGGGTACAAAAAAAATTCAGCAGGTTCTGACAAAACCTGAGATCCTCAGAAAATTCCTGAGAGAAGAACCCGCGGCGAAACTGATGGAAGTTTTTGTGGGGATTTTTGAGTTGAATGAATCTCTGGGCGATCACAGTGCTGAAGAATTAGCCATGAAAACACCACAAAAGTATGTGCTGAAACCTCAGCGGGAAGGTGGCGGTAACAATATCTATGGCATAAACATTGCTGAATCGCTCAGGCAAATGTCAAATACTGAAAAACAGGCCTTCATCCTGATGGAACGCATCCAACCCTTGTCGCATGAATCCAGCATGGTGATTGAACACCAGGCTGAAGCTCAGGAATGTGTCAGTGAAATCGGTCGTTATGGTGTTTGTTTATCTGAACATAATCGAATTATCAGGAATGAAGACGCGGGCTACCTTGTCAGGACCAAATCCATTGAACATGATGAAGGTGGCGTCAGCGCAGGCTATGCGGGCTTGAACTCCTTGTATTTTGAAGAGTAG
- a CDS encoding thiamine pyrophosphate-binding protein codes for MDGGSFVASALKAHGVSFLFTLCGGHISPILVGCKKLGIQVVDVRHEVHAVFAADAVSRMTGIPGVAAVTAGPGVSNTITAVKNAQLAQSPLILLGGASATVLRGRGSLQDIDQLSLIAPHVKWAASVKYVRDIVPVLEHAFKVAQEGIPGPVFVELPIDLLYPESVIREWYGIKGNEQAGGNLTGKVINWYLQLHTRRMFAGVDSVEEPGTLPFHKPHAINMMVDTAIQYVKKSKKPVMVIGSQALIDSRNVHELVTAVKALGIPVFLSGMARGLLGAADPIQFRHNRKQALKQADLIILAGVPCDFRLDYGNHLNRKATLISINRNPQELKKNRRPTLAVLGDSMQFLKELAHGVQAEPDAAWIALLKANEQKREDEIAQQARAVTEKVNPLVLFKKLDQMLADDSVIIADGGDFVGTAAYILRPRKPLSWLDPGVFGTLGVGGGFVAGASLCRPKAQIWLILGDGSAGYSLSEFDTFVRHGMSPIAIVGNDACWSQIARDQTEILNDDVGTVLRHTDYHVVAQGFGAEGLLLDDPEKIDSILSQAVDLSRQGKPVLINAVIARSDFRKGSISV; via the coding sequence ATGGATGGCGGATCTTTTGTCGCAAGCGCACTGAAAGCACATGGTGTTTCATTTTTATTCACCCTATGCGGAGGACATATTTCTCCCATTCTGGTCGGCTGTAAAAAACTGGGAATCCAGGTGGTGGATGTCCGACATGAAGTTCATGCGGTTTTTGCGGCTGACGCGGTTTCCAGAATGACCGGAATTCCCGGCGTGGCCGCTGTCACAGCCGGACCGGGGGTGAGTAACACCATAACCGCTGTCAAAAACGCCCAATTGGCACAGTCGCCACTGATCCTGCTGGGCGGCGCAAGTGCGACTGTGCTTAGAGGTCGCGGATCGTTGCAGGACATTGATCAGCTTTCCCTGATCGCTCCACATGTCAAATGGGCCGCATCTGTCAAATATGTCCGTGACATCGTCCCTGTGCTGGAACATGCGTTTAAGGTTGCGCAGGAAGGCATTCCCGGACCTGTTTTTGTAGAACTTCCCATTGATCTGCTTTATCCGGAATCGGTGATTCGGGAATGGTATGGCATCAAGGGCAATGAACAGGCTGGCGGAAATCTGACCGGAAAAGTCATCAACTGGTATCTTCAACTCCACACCCGGCGCATGTTTGCCGGAGTTGACAGTGTTGAAGAACCCGGAACCCTGCCGTTTCATAAGCCACACGCCATCAACATGATGGTTGATACAGCGATTCAGTATGTGAAAAAATCCAAAAAACCGGTGATGGTCATCGGCAGTCAGGCACTGATTGATTCCAGAAATGTGCATGAACTGGTCACAGCCGTCAAGGCTCTCGGAATTCCGGTGTTCCTGTCAGGCATGGCTCGTGGATTGCTCGGTGCCGCGGACCCAATCCAGTTCCGACACAACCGTAAACAAGCCTTGAAACAGGCTGATCTGATCATACTTGCCGGTGTGCCCTGCGATTTCCGTCTGGATTATGGAAATCATCTCAACCGGAAGGCAACCCTGATTTCAATCAATCGAAATCCCCAGGAACTCAAAAAAAACCGACGCCCGACGTTGGCTGTTCTGGGTGATTCCATGCAATTCCTGAAAGAACTGGCACACGGTGTTCAGGCAGAGCCTGATGCAGCATGGATCGCTCTACTGAAAGCCAATGAACAGAAACGCGAAGACGAAATCGCACAGCAGGCAAGGGCCGTGACTGAAAAAGTGAATCCGTTGGTCCTGTTTAAAAAATTGGATCAGATGCTGGCGGATGATAGTGTGATTATTGCGGATGGCGGCGATTTTGTCGGCACTGCGGCCTATATCCTAAGACCGCGGAAACCCCTTTCATGGCTGGATCCCGGCGTGTTTGGTACGCTTGGCGTGGGTGGCGGATTTGTGGCAGGCGCTTCGTTATGCCGTCCCAAGGCCCAGATCTGGTTGATTTTGGGGGATGGTTCCGCTGGCTACAGTTTGAGCGAATTTGACACGTTCGTCCGGCATGGGATGAGTCCGATCGCTATTGTGGGGAATGATGCCTGCTGGAGCCAGATTGCCCGTGACCAGACCGAGATTCTGAATGACGATGTCGGTACCGTTCTGCGACATACAGACTATCATGTGGTCGCTCAGGGATTTGGTGCTGAAGGACTCCTGCTGGATGATCCGGAAAAAATAGATAGCATTCTGAGTCAGGCCGTGGACTTGTCACGTCAGGGAAAACCTGTACTCATCAATGCCGTCATTGCCCGATCTGATTTTAGAAAAGGTTCCATTTCCGTCTGA
- a CDS encoding isochorismatase family protein: MRIRKLNTANTTLLVIDIQEKLLKIMNDEITQQVLRNTNQLIRMFRHWNSPILVTEQYVRGLGHTSDALLPHLGDIQALEKVTFSCCSNAPFNEQLEGLDRPNIIVTGMETHICVLQTTLDLLQRNYSVYVMADAVQSSTKLRWEHGLKLMEQAGAVVMPTETLLFQLLGQAGTSDFKHFLNMLKETN, encoded by the coding sequence ATGAGAATTCGCAAACTCAATACCGCAAACACCACACTGCTGGTGATTGATATTCAGGAAAAACTGCTCAAAATTATGAATGATGAAATCACTCAGCAGGTTTTACGCAACACCAATCAGTTGATCCGGATGTTCCGCCACTGGAACTCGCCGATTTTGGTGACCGAACAATATGTGCGTGGGCTTGGCCATACCAGTGACGCTCTTTTGCCGCATCTGGGTGACATTCAAGCCCTTGAAAAAGTAACGTTCAGTTGTTGCTCCAACGCCCCATTCAATGAACAGCTTGAAGGGTTGGATCGTCCCAATATTATCGTGACAGGTATGGAAACCCACATTTGTGTTTTGCAGACTACTTTAGACTTGCTTCAACGTAATTACTCAGTCTATGTGATGGCTGATGCGGTTCAGTCTTCCACCAAACTTCGGTGGGAACACGGCTTGAAATTGATGGAACAGGCGGGCGCCGTCGTGATGCCGACTGAAACTTTATTATTCCAGTTGCTGGGACAGGCTGGAACCAGTGATTTCAAACATTTTCTCAACATGCTTAAAGAAACGAATTAA